The following coding sequences lie in one Amycolatopsis cihanbeyliensis genomic window:
- a CDS encoding pyruvate carboxylase: MFRKVLVANRGEIAIRAFRAGYELGAGTVAVFPHEDRNSLHRLKADEAYEIGEQGHPVRAYLSVDEVVRAARQAGADAVYPGYGFLSENPDLARACAEAGITFVGPSAEILELTGNKARAVAAARAAGVPVLGSSEPTSDPDVLAAAAEELGFPLFVKAVAGGGGRGMRRVSEPAALRESIEAASREAESAFGDPTVFLEKAVVQPRHIEVQILADGAGNVIHLFERDCSVQRRHQKVIELAPAPNLPAETRDRICADAVAFAQQIGYRNAGTVEFLLDADGRHVFIEMNPRIQVEHTVTEEVTDVDLVQSQLRIAAGETLPGLGLTQEQIYLRGAALQCRITTEDPANGFRPDTGMISAYRSPGGSGIRLDGGTAFSGTEISAHFDSMLVKLTCRGRDFKTAVGRARRAVAEFRIRGVSTNIPFLQAVLDDTDFQEGRVTTSFIEERPHLLTARHSADRGTRLLTYLADVTVNKPHGARPRLINPVEKLPRLPAGAEPPPGSKQKLTELGPEGFARWLRESSTIGVTDTTFRDAHQSLLATRVRTKDLLAVAPVVAHTVPQLLSVECWGGATYDVALRFLAEDPWERLAALRAAMPNLCLQMLLRGRNTVGYTPYPTEVTQAFVQEATATGIDIFRIFDALNDVEQMRPAIEAVRETGSAVAEVALCYTSDLSDPGEKLYTLDYYLRLAERIVEAGAHVLAIKDMAGLLRAPAATRLVSALRKEFDLPVHVHTHDTAGGQLATYLAAVQAGADAVDGAVSSMSGTTSQPSLSAIVAATDFSERPTGLDLEAVGDLEPYWEIVRKIYAPFEAGLASPTGRVYHHEIPGGQLSNLRSQARALGLGDRFTEIEAMYAAADRMLGRLVKVTPSSKVVGDLALHLVGAGVSPTDFEAEPNRFDIPDSVIGFLRGELGDPPGGWPEPFRSKALQGRAEPKPVVELSDEDKKGLAENRKDTLNRLLFPGPTKEFDAHRAAYGDTSVLPSKDFFYGLRPGEEHSVDLEPGVRLLIELEAIGEADERGVRTVMSTLNGQLRPIQVRDTSVASDVPVTEKADKADPRHVAAPFAGVVTLSVSEGDRVEAGATVATIEAMKMEAAITASESGTVGRLAITAVQQVEGGDLLLVLE; encoded by the coding sequence ATGTTCCGCAAGGTACTCGTCGCGAACCGAGGCGAGATCGCGATCCGCGCGTTCCGTGCCGGCTACGAGCTCGGCGCCGGCACGGTCGCCGTGTTCCCCCACGAGGACCGCAACTCGCTGCACCGGCTCAAGGCCGACGAGGCCTACGAGATAGGCGAGCAGGGACATCCGGTCCGGGCCTACCTCTCGGTCGACGAGGTGGTGCGCGCCGCGCGGCAGGCCGGCGCCGATGCCGTCTACCCCGGCTACGGATTCCTGTCCGAGAACCCCGACCTCGCCCGCGCCTGCGCGGAGGCTGGCATCACCTTCGTGGGTCCCAGCGCGGAGATCCTCGAGCTCACCGGGAACAAGGCTCGCGCGGTCGCCGCCGCAAGGGCCGCCGGGGTTCCGGTGCTCGGCTCCTCGGAACCGACCTCGGATCCGGACGTACTCGCGGCCGCCGCGGAGGAGCTCGGTTTCCCGTTGTTCGTCAAGGCTGTCGCCGGGGGCGGCGGGCGCGGTATGCGGCGGGTGTCCGAGCCCGCGGCCCTGCGCGAGTCCATCGAGGCCGCCTCTCGGGAGGCGGAGTCCGCTTTCGGCGACCCGACGGTGTTCCTGGAGAAGGCCGTGGTGCAGCCTCGGCATATCGAGGTGCAGATCCTCGCCGACGGTGCGGGCAACGTGATCCACCTGTTCGAGCGGGACTGTTCGGTCCAGCGCAGGCACCAGAAGGTGATCGAGCTGGCGCCCGCGCCGAACCTGCCCGCCGAGACCAGGGACCGGATCTGCGCCGACGCCGTGGCCTTCGCCCAGCAGATCGGCTACCGCAACGCGGGCACCGTGGAGTTCCTGCTGGACGCCGACGGCCGGCACGTGTTCATCGAGATGAACCCGCGTATCCAGGTCGAGCACACGGTGACCGAGGAGGTCACCGACGTCGACCTCGTACAGTCCCAGCTGCGCATCGCCGCCGGCGAGACGCTGCCCGGGCTCGGACTCACCCAGGAGCAGATCTACCTGCGCGGCGCTGCACTGCAGTGCCGGATCACCACCGAGGACCCGGCCAACGGCTTCCGGCCGGACACCGGGATGATCAGCGCCTACCGCTCGCCCGGCGGCTCCGGGATCCGGCTGGACGGCGGCACCGCCTTCTCCGGAACCGAGATCAGCGCGCACTTCGACTCCATGCTGGTGAAGCTCACCTGCCGGGGCCGGGACTTCAAAACCGCGGTCGGCAGGGCCCGGCGCGCGGTGGCCGAGTTCCGCATCCGCGGGGTATCGACCAACATCCCGTTCCTGCAGGCCGTGCTGGACGACACCGACTTCCAGGAGGGCCGGGTCACCACCTCGTTCATCGAGGAACGGCCGCACCTGCTGACCGCGCGGCATTCGGCCGACCGCGGCACCAGGCTGCTCACCTACCTCGCCGACGTCACGGTGAACAAGCCGCACGGCGCACGGCCACGGCTGATCAACCCGGTGGAGAAGCTGCCCCGGCTGCCGGCGGGCGCCGAGCCGCCGCCCGGGTCCAAGCAGAAGCTGACCGAGCTCGGTCCGGAGGGTTTCGCCCGCTGGCTGCGGGAGTCCTCGACCATCGGTGTCACCGACACCACGTTCCGGGACGCGCACCAGTCCCTGCTGGCCACCCGGGTACGTACCAAGGACCTGCTGGCCGTGGCGCCGGTGGTGGCGCACACCGTTCCCCAGCTGCTTTCGGTCGAGTGCTGGGGTGGCGCCACCTACGACGTGGCGTTGCGCTTCCTTGCCGAGGACCCGTGGGAGCGGCTGGCCGCCCTGCGCGCGGCCATGCCGAACCTGTGCCTGCAGATGCTGCTGCGCGGCCGGAACACGGTGGGCTACACGCCTTACCCGACCGAGGTCACCCAGGCCTTCGTGCAGGAGGCCACGGCGACCGGAATCGACATCTTCCGTATCTTCGACGCGCTGAACGACGTCGAGCAGATGCGGCCGGCGATCGAGGCCGTGCGGGAGACCGGCTCCGCCGTCGCCGAGGTGGCCCTGTGCTATACCTCGGATCTCTCCGATCCGGGCGAGAAACTGTACACACTGGACTACTACCTGCGGCTCGCCGAGCGGATCGTCGAGGCCGGCGCGCACGTGCTGGCCATCAAGGACATGGCAGGGCTGCTCAGGGCGCCCGCTGCGACCCGGCTGGTCTCCGCGCTGCGCAAGGAGTTCGACCTGCCGGTGCACGTACACACCCATGACACCGCGGGCGGGCAGCTGGCCACCTACCTGGCCGCGGTCCAGGCCGGTGCGGACGCGGTGGACGGCGCCGTCTCCTCGATGTCCGGCACCACCTCGCAGCCCTCGCTGTCCGCGATCGTCGCGGCCACCGACTTCTCCGAGCGCCCGACCGGCCTTGACCTCGAGGCCGTGGGTGACCTGGAGCCGTACTGGGAGATCGTGCGCAAGATCTACGCACCGTTCGAGGCGGGGCTGGCCTCCCCGACCGGTCGCGTGTACCACCATGAGATCCCCGGCGGCCAGCTGTCCAACCTGCGCAGCCAGGCCCGCGCGCTCGGGCTGGGCGACCGGTTCACCGAGATCGAGGCGATGTACGCCGCGGCCGACCGGATGCTCGGGCGGCTGGTCAAGGTCACCCCCTCGTCCAAGGTGGTCGGTGACCTGGCGCTGCACCTGGTGGGCGCCGGGGTCTCGCCGACCGACTTCGAGGCGGAGCCGAACAGGTTCGACATCCCCGACTCGGTCATCGGCTTCCTGCGTGGCGAGCTCGGCGACCCGCCGGGTGGCTGGCCGGAACCGTTCCGCAGCAAGGCGTTGCAGGGAAGGGCCGAGCCGAAGCCGGTGGTCGAGCTGTCCGACGAGGACAAGAAGGGGCTGGCGGAGAACCGGAAGGACACGCTCAACCGGCTGCTGTTCCCCGGTCCCACCAAGGAGTTCGACGCACACCGCGCCGCATACGGCGACACCAGCGTGCTGCCGAGCAAGGACTTCTTCTACGGCCTGCGCCCAGGCGAGGAGCACTCGGTGGACCTCGAGCCAGGGGTGCGGCTGCTGATCGAGCTGGAGGCGATCGGCGAGGCCGACGAGCGGGGCGTGCGCACGGTGATGTCCACATTGAACGGGCAGTTGCGGCCGATCCAGGTGCGGGACACCTCGGTTGCCTCCGACGTGCCGGTGACGGAGAAGGCCGACAAGGCCGACCCGCGGCACGTCGCCGCGCCGTTCGCCGGGGTGGTGACGCTCTCGGTGTCCGAAGGGGACCGGGTGGAGGCGGGCGCGACCGTGGCCACGATCGAGGCGATGAAGATGGAGGCCGCGATCACCGCCTCGGAGTCGGGCACCGTCGGCAGGCTGGCCATCACCGCCGTGCAACAGGTGGAAGGCGGCGACCTGCTGCTGGTACTGGAATAA
- a CDS encoding S8 family peptidase, protein MAALGTRLVRAAAVAMTAICVLAPVAAAEPGEQLDPPSWGLDRVDQREGGDRLDQRYRYETTAEAVTAYVIDTGVDGTHPDFGGRVWPGKDFVDDDEHATDRNGHGTQLAGVIAGERYGIAKQARIMPVRVLDAQGAGTAATILSGIEWVLENARQPAVAVLGIGGPPNEAVDEAVRRLAEVMPVAVPAGGSGGDAGEFSPGRVPEVLTVAASNQSDEAAPKSNSGAAVDLYAPGVDVVAPATGGKDATRSGTSMAAAHVAGVAALYRATHPDVPVPEVAAALVANATVDALSGVPEGTANRLLYTLTPESALQGEGSPPR, encoded by the coding sequence ATGGCAGCTCTGGGAACTCGGCTGGTCCGTGCCGCCGCGGTGGCGATGACGGCGATCTGTGTCCTGGCCCCGGTGGCCGCGGCCGAGCCCGGTGAGCAGCTCGACCCACCGAGTTGGGGGCTGGACCGGGTGGATCAGCGGGAGGGCGGTGACCGGCTGGACCAGCGCTACCGGTACGAGACCACCGCCGAGGCCGTGACGGCCTACGTGATCGACACCGGCGTGGACGGCACCCACCCCGACTTCGGGGGGCGGGTGTGGCCCGGCAAGGACTTCGTCGACGATGACGAGCACGCCACCGACCGCAACGGGCACGGTACGCAACTCGCCGGGGTCATCGCGGGCGAGCGGTACGGCATCGCCAAGCAGGCGCGCATCATGCCGGTTCGCGTGCTGGACGCGCAGGGCGCCGGCACCGCGGCGACCATCCTGTCCGGCATCGAGTGGGTGCTGGAGAACGCCCGGCAACCGGCGGTGGCGGTGCTCGGCATCGGCGGCCCGCCGAACGAGGCGGTCGACGAGGCAGTCCGGAGGCTCGCCGAGGTGATGCCGGTCGCGGTACCGGCGGGCGGTTCGGGCGGCGACGCCGGTGAGTTCTCCCCCGGCCGGGTCCCGGAAGTGCTGACCGTCGCGGCCTCGAACCAGTCCGACGAGGCCGCCCCGAAGTCGAACTCCGGCGCGGCCGTGGACCTGTACGCCCCTGGGGTGGACGTCGTGGCGCCCGCCACCGGCGGCAAGGACGCGACGCGGAGCGGGACCTCCATGGCCGCCGCGCACGTCGCGGGCGTCGCCGCGCTCTACCGGGCGACACATCCGGACGTCCCCGTGCCGGAGGTCGCGGCGGCCCTGGTGGCGAACGCGACCGTGGACGCGCTGTCCGGGGTGCCGGAGGGCACCGCGAACCGCCTGCTGTACACCCTGACCCCGGAATCGGCCCTCCAGGGGGAGGGTTCGCCTCCGCGGTGA
- the recG gene encoding ATP-dependent DNA helicase RecG, producing the protein MSQLRDPLGPFLGDKTAKALANGLNLHTVGDLLRHYPRRYAERGELTDIAGLEVGEHATVLARVENTSKRRMKSRNGTVLEVTITDGTRKLSCAFFNQAWRERELRPGRTGLFAGKVTEFRRTLQLAHPEYQLLETLDDETSAVDDFVGRIIPVYPAAEGLGSWVISKAVRQVLDTFEPEEDPMPAELLARYGLTDLRSALEDVHRPPNRQAIEVAQHRLKWDEAMAVQLIFAQRRYSAVSRPAPACPRRPEGLATEFDGRLPFDLTEGQRDVGEKISADLAGEHPMNRLLQGEVGSGKTVVALRAMLQAVDAGRQAAMLAPTEVLAAQHARSLRELLGDLAQGGELGGAENATRVALLTGSMPAKERKQALLDVASGAAGIVVGTHALIQDTVSFADLGLVVVDEQHRFGVEQRDALRSRGADFTSPHVLVMTATPIPRTVAMTVYGDLEISSLRELPAGRSPISTSVVPAAEKPAWLDRAWQRVAEEVGKGHQAYVVCPRIGDEPAAEKGDKRPALAVLDLAPELAEGALNGLRVGVLHGRMPSEEKDEVMRSFAAGSTDVLVATTVIEVGVNVPNATVMVIMDAERFGVSQLHQLRGRVGRGDVPGLCLLVTEALEGTTTRERLTAVESTVDGFELSRMDLELRREGDILGSAQSGKRSGLKLLSLLRDEEMIAEARLRAQEIVGDDPSLGGHLGLVHLVSELVDADSAEYLEKT; encoded by the coding sequence ATGAGCCAGTTACGCGATCCGCTGGGGCCGTTCCTCGGCGACAAGACGGCCAAGGCGCTGGCGAACGGGCTGAACCTGCATACCGTCGGCGACCTGCTGCGGCACTATCCGCGCCGCTACGCCGAGCGGGGCGAGCTGACCGACATCGCCGGCCTGGAGGTCGGCGAGCACGCCACGGTGCTGGCGAGGGTGGAGAACACGAGCAAGCGCAGGATGAAGTCGCGTAACGGCACGGTGCTCGAGGTGACCATCACCGACGGCACGCGGAAGCTGTCCTGCGCGTTCTTCAACCAGGCGTGGCGGGAGCGGGAGCTGCGTCCCGGCCGCACCGGCCTGTTCGCGGGCAAGGTCACCGAGTTCCGGCGGACGCTGCAGCTCGCCCATCCCGAGTACCAGCTACTCGAGACGCTCGACGACGAGACCTCGGCCGTGGACGACTTCGTCGGCCGGATCATCCCGGTCTACCCGGCGGCGGAGGGGCTCGGCTCCTGGGTCATCTCCAAGGCGGTACGGCAGGTGCTGGACACCTTCGAGCCGGAAGAGGACCCGATGCCGGCCGAGCTGCTCGCCCGCTACGGGCTCACCGACCTGCGTTCCGCGCTGGAGGACGTCCACCGGCCGCCGAACCGCCAGGCCATCGAGGTCGCGCAGCACCGGCTGAAGTGGGACGAGGCGATGGCGGTGCAGCTGATCTTCGCGCAACGCCGCTACTCCGCGGTGTCCCGGCCCGCGCCCGCGTGCCCGCGCCGGCCGGAAGGGCTGGCCACGGAGTTCGACGGCAGGCTGCCCTTCGACCTCACCGAGGGGCAGCGCGATGTGGGCGAGAAGATCTCCGCGGACCTCGCCGGGGAGCACCCGATGAACCGGCTGCTGCAGGGCGAGGTCGGCAGCGGTAAGACGGTCGTGGCGCTGCGGGCGATGCTGCAGGCTGTCGACGCGGGCAGGCAGGCCGCGATGCTCGCGCCGACCGAGGTTCTCGCCGCGCAGCACGCACGGTCGTTGCGCGAGCTGCTCGGCGACCTGGCGCAGGGTGGCGAGCTCGGCGGCGCGGAGAACGCGACCAGGGTGGCCCTGCTCACCGGCTCGATGCCGGCGAAGGAACGCAAGCAGGCGCTGCTGGACGTCGCAAGCGGTGCCGCGGGGATCGTGGTCGGCACGCATGCCCTGATCCAGGACACGGTGTCCTTCGCCGATCTGGGCCTCGTGGTGGTGGACGAGCAGCACCGGTTCGGCGTCGAGCAGCGGGATGCGCTGCGTTCCCGTGGCGCGGACTTCACCAGCCCGCATGTCCTGGTGATGACCGCGACCCCGATTCCCCGCACCGTGGCCATGACCGTGTACGGCGACCTGGAGATCTCGTCCCTGCGGGAACTACCGGCCGGTCGCTCGCCGATCTCCACCTCCGTGGTGCCTGCCGCGGAGAAACCGGCGTGGCTGGACCGGGCATGGCAACGGGTCGCGGAGGAGGTCGGTAAGGGGCACCAGGCCTATGTGGTCTGTCCGCGGATCGGCGACGAACCGGCAGCGGAGAAGGGGGACAAGCGGCCCGCGCTCGCGGTGCTCGACCTGGCGCCGGAACTGGCGGAGGGCGCGCTGAACGGGCTGCGGGTCGGCGTGCTGCACGGCAGGATGCCGAGCGAGGAGAAGGACGAGGTGATGCGTTCCTTCGCGGCGGGCAGCACGGACGTTCTCGTGGCCACGACGGTGATCGAGGTCGGCGTGAACGTGCCGAACGCGACCGTGATGGTGATCATGGACGCGGAACGGTTCGGCGTGAGCCAGCTCCACCAGCTACGTGGCCGGGTCGGCAGGGGGGACGTGCCAGGGCTGTGCCTGCTGGTCACCGAGGCACTGGAGGGCACGACGACCCGGGAGCGGCTCACCGCCGTGGAGTCCACGGTGGACGGCTTCGAACTGTCCCGAATGGATCTCGAGCTGCGCAGGGAGGGCGACATCCTGGGTTCGGCGCAGTCCGGGAAACGGTCCGGGCTGAAGTTGCTGTCCCTGCTGCGGGACGAGGAGATGATCGCCGAGGCGAGGCTGCGGGCCCAGGAGATCGTGGGCGACGATCCCTCGCTGGGTGGGCATCTCGGCCTGGTACACCTGGTCTCCGAACTGGTCGACGCGGACTCCGCCGAGTACCTCGAGAAGACGTAG
- a CDS encoding DAK2 domain-containing protein: MRALDAAAVTAWAAACVRSLDALRVDIDGINVYPVADSDTGSNLLHTLTGARDALATEPEPAGAGDALAVLARGAVRAARGNSGVIVSQVLRGLAESAAGRTELEGPALARALVAADNTATEAVAHPVAGTMLTVLHTAVAPLRTDRQLSLAEVAGAVATAAADALDETPHQLPALAAAGVVDAGGRGLVAVLDALVTVVTGTRVETPRHLGAAVARQPAPPAVSAWEVMYLLDDVDPAGLPELRTVLSELGDSVTVAGDGAGSHAVHVHCADIGAAIEAGLAAGRPHQIRVEPLLTAPQEVAAGSEGPSRAVLPVVRGQGLAELVTAEGKPVLRVPGSSAPTVDELLGTITGTGATHVTVLPADAELTAAVDKVTGHPMLEDLEVVVVPCASPVQVLAALAVHDPARRTNDDVVAMAEAAAATRRGELLVAREEAITWVGRAHAGDLVGLVDGEVVLIESAATGSRIVEAAMAVLDRMLAAGGELVTVLTGTGAPGGIGTTLADRLRTERPEVELSCYSGGQESAVLLIGVE; the protein is encoded by the coding sequence GTGCGAGCCCTGGACGCGGCGGCGGTGACGGCGTGGGCCGCCGCGTGCGTGCGCAGCCTCGATGCCCTGCGGGTGGACATCGACGGGATCAACGTCTACCCCGTCGCCGACTCCGACACCGGCTCCAACCTGCTGCACACGCTCACCGGTGCTCGCGACGCGCTGGCCACCGAGCCGGAACCGGCCGGTGCCGGCGACGCGCTGGCCGTGCTCGCCCGCGGCGCGGTGCGGGCCGCCCGCGGCAATTCGGGAGTGATCGTCTCCCAGGTCCTGCGCGGGCTGGCCGAGTCGGCGGCGGGCCGGACCGAACTCGAGGGACCAGCGCTGGCCCGCGCGCTGGTCGCGGCGGACAACACCGCCACGGAGGCCGTGGCGCACCCGGTGGCGGGCACGATGCTCACCGTGCTGCATACGGCCGTGGCCCCGCTGCGCACGGACCGGCAGCTCTCCCTCGCCGAGGTGGCGGGTGCCGTGGCCACCGCGGCCGCGGACGCACTGGACGAAACCCCGCACCAGCTACCCGCGCTGGCCGCGGCGGGAGTGGTGGACGCGGGTGGCCGTGGCCTGGTCGCCGTGCTCGATGCGCTGGTGACGGTGGTCACCGGCACGCGGGTCGAGACGCCACGACACCTCGGCGCCGCGGTCGCCAGGCAACCGGCGCCGCCCGCCGTGTCCGCGTGGGAGGTCATGTACCTGCTCGACGACGTTGACCCGGCCGGGCTGCCCGAGCTGCGCACGGTGCTCAGCGAGCTCGGGGACAGCGTCACCGTCGCCGGGGACGGCGCAGGGAGCCACGCGGTACACGTGCACTGCGCGGACATCGGCGCCGCCATCGAGGCCGGTCTCGCGGCCGGCAGGCCACACCAGATCCGGGTGGAGCCACTGCTGACGGCGCCGCAGGAGGTCGCGGCCGGATCGGAAGGGCCGAGCCGCGCCGTCCTCCCCGTGGTGCGCGGGCAGGGCCTCGCGGAGCTGGTCACCGCGGAGGGCAAGCCGGTGCTGCGGGTGCCAGGGAGCTCGGCCCCGACCGTGGACGAGCTGCTCGGCACGATCACCGGGACCGGGGCCACGCATGTCACCGTGCTGCCCGCGGACGCCGAGCTGACCGCTGCCGTGGACAAGGTCACCGGCCACCCGATGCTCGAGGACCTCGAGGTGGTCGTCGTGCCCTGCGCCTCGCCGGTGCAGGTGCTGGCCGCGCTCGCCGTGCACGATCCGGCGCGGCGGACCAACGATGACGTGGTCGCCATGGCTGAGGCCGCGGCGGCCACCCGCCGTGGCGAGCTGCTGGTCGCGCGCGAGGAGGCGATCACCTGGGTGGGTCGCGCGCACGCGGGCGACCTGGTCGGCCTCGTGGACGGCGAGGTCGTGCTGATCGAGTCCGCCGCGACCGGCTCGCGCATTGTCGAGGCCGCGATGGCGGTGCTGGACCGGATGCTCGCCGCGGGCGGCGAGCTGGTGACCGTGCTGACCGGTACCGGCGCGCCGGGCGGGATCGGGACCACGCTGGCCGACCGGCTGCGTACCGAGCGGCCCGAGGTGGAGCTGTCGTGCTATTCCGGTGGTCAGGAATCAGCCGTGCTGCTGATCGGGGTGGAGTGA
- the rpmB gene encoding 50S ribosomal protein L28 produces MAAVCDVCGKGPGFGKAVSHSHRRTNRRWNPNIQTVHAKIGLSQRKRMNVCTSCIKAGKVTRG; encoded by the coding sequence GTGGCTGCCGTGTGCGACGTCTGTGGCAAGGGGCCGGGCTTCGGTAAGGCGGTCTCGCACTCTCACCGGCGTACCAACCGCCGGTGGAACCCGAACATCCAGACCGTGCACGCCAAGATCGGGCTTTCCCAGCGGAAGCGGATGAACGTGTGCACCTCATGCATCAAGGCGGGCAAGGTCACCCGCGGCTGA
- a CDS encoding uracil-DNA glycosylase, with amino-acid sequence MTARGLQDVVESGWAKALEPVADRIREMGEFLRAEIAAGRSYLPSGDNVLRAFQQPFHEVRALIVGQDPYPTPGHPIGLCFAVAPDVRPLPKSLINIFAEYRDDLGYPEPSNGDLTPWTEQGVLLLNRALTVRPGAPNSHQGKGWEEVTDQAIRALAARDEPMVAILWGSNARKLKPLLGRVPCVESVHPSPMSAHNGFFGSRPFSRTNDLLAQQGADPVDWKLP; translated from the coding sequence GTGACCGCGCGAGGGCTACAGGACGTTGTCGAATCAGGCTGGGCGAAGGCCCTCGAACCGGTGGCGGACCGGATCCGGGAGATGGGGGAGTTCCTCCGCGCCGAGATCGCGGCCGGCCGTAGCTACCTACCGTCCGGGGACAACGTGCTGCGCGCCTTCCAGCAACCCTTCCACGAGGTGCGGGCGCTGATCGTCGGGCAGGATCCCTATCCGACGCCGGGCCACCCGATCGGGCTGTGCTTCGCGGTGGCCCCCGATGTCCGGCCGCTGCCGAAAAGCTTGATCAACATCTTTGCCGAGTACCGGGATGACCTCGGCTACCCGGAGCCGAGCAACGGTGACCTGACCCCGTGGACCGAACAGGGGGTGCTGCTGCTGAACCGCGCGCTCACCGTCCGGCCCGGTGCGCCCAACTCGCACCAGGGCAAAGGATGGGAGGAGGTCACCGACCAGGCGATCAGGGCACTGGCCGCCCGGGACGAACCGATGGTCGCGATCCTGTGGGGTAGCAACGCGCGCAAGCTCAAGCCCTTGCTCGGCCGGGTGCCCTGCGTGGAGTCCGTGCACCCCAGCCCGATGTCCGCGCACAACGGCTTCTTCGGCTCCCGCCCATTCAGCCGCACCAATGATCTGCTGGCGCAGCAGGGTGCCGACCCGGTGGACTGGAAACTGCCGTAG
- a CDS encoding GNAT family N-acetyltransferase: MDIRVTPFDHPDAVKLMDEVQQEYVVRYGEPDMTTMRAEEFTPPGGLFLVGYLDGVPVATGAWRAHDGPEPDFRPGDVELKRMYVAESARGRGFARAMLAELERTAVAAGRRRAVLETGIRQPEAIALYRSCGYTDIPKFGYYRNHAESVCLARKLVSRPTG, from the coding sequence GTGGATATTCGCGTCACCCCTTTCGACCACCCGGACGCCGTCAAGTTGATGGACGAGGTCCAGCAGGAGTACGTGGTGCGCTACGGCGAGCCCGATATGACGACCATGCGCGCCGAGGAGTTCACCCCGCCGGGTGGCCTCTTCCTGGTCGGCTACCTGGACGGTGTGCCGGTGGCGACCGGGGCATGGCGGGCGCATGACGGTCCGGAGCCGGACTTCCGGCCCGGCGATGTCGAGCTGAAGCGCATGTACGTGGCCGAGAGCGCACGGGGCCGCGGGTTCGCCCGCGCCATGCTCGCCGAACTCGAGCGCACCGCGGTGGCCGCGGGGCGGCGCAGGGCGGTGCTGGAGACCGGGATCAGGCAACCCGAGGCCATCGCCCTGTACCGCTCCTGCGGCTACACCGACATCCCGAAGTTCGGTTACTACCGCAACCATGCGGAGAGCGTCTGCCTTGCCAGGAAACTGGTGAGCCGACCGACCGGGTAA
- a CDS encoding thiamine-phosphate kinase, with protein MSADGRASDDTVAALGEFGLIRRMVADRTQPATTLLGPGDDAALVAAPDGRVVATTDVLVSGVHFRLDWSSPEQIGRKAVAVNLADLAAMGAVPTSVLVGLACPGDTSVPLLTELAEGMWAEASRARAGLVGGDVVRAEQLVVSVTALGDLGGRPPVTRAGARPGDILAVCGRLGWAAAGLAVLGRGFRSPVGVVNAQRAPEPPYAAGPAAAVAGATAMIDISDGLLADLGHLAEASGVGLDVRTERLRVDRKLVDVGSALGADPLHWVLTGGEDHALAATFPSFADLPEGWEQIGTVLLPDTGVTVDGSPYERSGGWEHWR; from the coding sequence GTGTCCGCGGACGGCAGAGCATCCGACGACACCGTCGCCGCGCTCGGCGAGTTCGGCCTGATTCGCAGGATGGTGGCGGATCGGACCCAGCCCGCGACCACGCTGCTCGGTCCCGGCGACGACGCGGCGCTGGTGGCGGCGCCGGACGGCCGCGTGGTCGCGACCACGGATGTGCTGGTCAGCGGCGTGCACTTCCGGCTCGACTGGTCCAGTCCCGAGCAGATCGGCCGCAAGGCGGTGGCGGTGAACCTCGCCGACCTCGCGGCCATGGGCGCCGTGCCGACCTCGGTCCTGGTCGGGCTCGCCTGCCCCGGCGACACCTCGGTCCCGCTGCTCACCGAGCTGGCCGAGGGCATGTGGGCCGAGGCGAGCAGGGCGCGGGCCGGCCTGGTCGGCGGGGATGTGGTGCGGGCCGAACAGCTCGTGGTGAGCGTCACGGCCCTTGGTGACCTCGGTGGTCGGCCGCCGGTGACCCGGGCCGGCGCCCGGCCGGGGGACATCCTCGCCGTGTGCGGGCGGCTCGGGTGGGCGGCCGCGGGGCTCGCCGTGCTCGGCAGGGGCTTCCGCTCCCCGGTCGGGGTGGTGAACGCGCAGCGTGCCCCGGAACCGCCGTACGCGGCCGGCCCTGCCGCGGCGGTCGCCGGGGCCACCGCCATGATCGACATCTCGGACGGCCTGCTCGCCGACCTCGGACATCTGGCCGAAGCCTCCGGGGTGGGTCTGGACGTGCGGACCGAACGGCTGCGGGTGGACCGGAAACTGGTCGACGTCGGCTCCGCGCTGGGGGCCGATCCGCTGCACTGGGTACTGACCGGGGGCGAGGACCATGCGCTCGCGGCCACTTTCCCCTCCTTCGCGGACCTGCCGGAAGGCTGGGAGCAGATCGGCACCGTGCTGCTGCCGGACACCGGGGTGACGGTGGACGGCAGCCCCTACGAGCGGTCCGGCGGCTGGGAACACTGGCGCTGA
- a CDS encoding Lrp/AsnC family transcriptional regulator, whose amino-acid sequence MVHAYILIQTEVGKAASVAAEISGIPGVTSSEDVTGPYDVIVRAAADNVDELGQLVVAKVQNVEGITRTLTCPVVHL is encoded by the coding sequence GTGGTCCACGCATACATCCTCATCCAGACCGAGGTCGGCAAGGCGGCTTCCGTCGCGGCCGAGATCTCCGGGATTCCCGGCGTCACCAGTTCGGAGGACGTCACCGGCCCCTACGACGTCATCGTGCGCGCCGCGGCGGACAACGTGGACGAGCTCGGGCAGCTGGTCGTGGCGAAGGTGCAGAACGTCGAGGGGATCACCCGCACGCTGACCTGCCCGGTCGTGCACCTGTGA